CCGAAGGCTCATCGAGTACATATGTGGCGCCGACAAGTCCTGAGCCAATTTGTGTAGCCAAACGTACACGTTGCGTCTCTCCTCCAGACAAAGTAGGTGCGCTGCGCTCAAGGCTGAGATAATGCAAACCGACTCCTTTTAAAAAAGCAAGACGTTGCTTGATCTCTTTTAAAAGTTCTTCTGCAATGATCTGTTCTTCATCGGTAAAGACAAGGTTTTCAAAAAAAGTATAAGCATCATGAATAGATAGATGGGTAATTTCCGCAATTCTTTTTCCATGAATAGTAGTTGCTGCAGGATAGGGTTTAATGCGCTCTCCTAAACAACTAGGACAGATGGATGGTATAAGTAATTCTTGAATTTTTGCACGATAAAGATCGCTTTGTGCTTGCTCGTAACGCTCTTTTGCATCAGCTAATACGCCTTTAAAATGCACATATTCCGTCCAGCGCGTTTTTTTTATAGGATGGACAAATTTCATGGGTGTCCATTTTTGCTCTATTCCGTATAGAAATACTTGTTTGGCTTTATCAGAAAGCTTTTTCCAAGAAGTACTCACACTAAAGCCGTAAATACGAGCTAAATTATCGTAAATATTGCCCCAGCGTACTGTATTATAAGATCCTGCAACTGTGCAGCAGTCTTCTTTAATAGACAGGTTGGGGTTGATGATTTTCTCCAAATCAAAATCTTCTATCCTTCCCAATCCTAGACATCTTGGACACATCCCTTTAGGGTGATTAAAAGAAAAATCAGAGGGTTCTAAAGGGGCATAAGATAACCCAGATTCTGAAGAGAAAGCATGCTCTGAAAAAAGCAGCTCTTCTTGTGTATCGACAAGGATGACGCGCATAACGCCAAGACCTGCTTCTAACGCTTGAGAAATGGATTCAAGAAGTCTTTTCTCTTCAGTTGGATCAAGAGTCAGTCGGTCAATAATGAGATCTACATCGTGTGCTACTTTTCCATCGATCGCAATCTCTTCTGTTAGATTAACCATTTTTCCATCTAGGAGTATTTTGGTAAATCCTTTACGCAAAAGCTCTTTAAAATCTTCTTTGAATTCTGCTTTTTTATTGGAAGCATAGGGCGCTAAAATCAAAATTTTAGTACCTGTTTTAAGTTTTTGGATGCGCCGTATGATTTGACTCATGCTTTGAGGGGTTACTATTTGCTTACTAATAGGGCAATGAGCAATGCCCACTCGTGCAAAAAGAACACGTAGATAGTCATAGATTTGCGTGATTGTTCCTACCGTAGATCTTGGATTGCGACCAGCTGTTTTTTGTTCAATGGCTACAGTAGGGGATATTCCTTCTATACTTTCTGCCTTCGGTTTAGGCAGATCTCCTAAATGGCGTCTGGCATAAGTAGAAAGAGATTGTAAATAACGCCTTTGTCCTTCCACGTAAATGGCAGAAAAAGCTAATGAGGATTTACCCGATCCCGATACGCCTGTAAACACAATCAGTTGGTTGTGATTTAAAGTAAGATTTACTTCTTTTAAGTTGTGAACGGCTACTTTTTTTAAAATAATCTGGCGCATAGACAACAAATCATACATTATTTCCCTTTTTTTGAAATACTTGCATTAAGTATCATAATCCTTTTAGACAACCATTAAATAATAGTTTATAGCACATGTTAAGAAAGACAAAAATCATTTGTACGATTGGCCCCTCTGTTAGAAGCTATGAAAAAATTCTACAACTCATCGATGCAGGGATGAACGTAGCCCGCTTAAATTTTAGCCATGGAAGCCCTCAAGAACATCGAGAAACCATTGAAATGCTAAAAAAAGCGCATAAGGAGAAGGCGGTTCCTCTTGCTATTATGCTGGATACCAAGGGACCTGAAATCCGTTTGGGGGCCATTAAAAATAATTGTTTGGAAGTTTTCCCCAAACAAAAAATATTAATTACCAAGGAAAAGGTGCTAGGAGATGCTAATGGCATAGTTATCCAGCCCTCTTTTGTGCTTGATTCTCTTCAAGTAGACGCTCAAGTTTTGTTTGATGACGGCTATATACTAACCAAAGTTGTAGCAATCTCTAAAAAAGGGGTTTTAGTTGAAATAGAAAATCATGGGGTTATTCGATCTTACAGGGGTGTCAATGTCCCGGGAATTAATATCAATCTGCCTTCTATGACAAAGCAAGATATAGAGGATATTGTATTTGGCTGCAGATTAGGCGTTGATCTGATTGCCGCTTCTTTTATTCGTTCTGCTGAACATGTTTTAGAAATCAAGCAGTTGTTGATGGATCAAGAAAGGTCTGAGATTCTTATTATTGCTAAAATAGAAAATAGTTTAGGTATACAAAATTTTGATGCCATTTTGCAAGTGGCAGATGGGATCATGGTAGCAAGAGGAGATTTAGGAGTAGAACTGCCTTTAAACCAAGTACCTCGATTACAGAAAATGATGATTCGTAAGTGTCGTCAGGCAGGTAAACCCGTTGTGACTGCAACCCAAATGCTAGAATCAATGATTGCAAACCCTCTGCCCACACGTGCTGAGGTGTCAGATGTAGCTAATGCTATCTATGATAGCACATCTGCTGTCATGTTATCAGGAGAGACCGCTGCTGGAAAATACCCTATTCAAGCAGTGCAAATGATGAAAGAGATTGCAGAAGAGACCGAAAAGGATTTTAATTACCGGCAATTATTTGCTAATGATTCGGCAATAGGTTTTAAGGATATAGCCATAACAAACTCTGTAGCTCTAGCCTCGGTTAAAACCGCCTATAGTTCTCATGCTAAGGCAATTTTTGTTTTTACCAATAGCGGGTTTTCTGCACGAGCTCTATCCCGTCTTCGCCCAGAAATTCCTATTATTGCTTTAACTCCCCATGTTAAAGTGTATCATCAATTAGCTCTTGAATGGGGGGTTACCCCCGCGTTATCTTCCGCACAAAAAAATATCCAAGAGGCTTTTATACAAATAAGTAACTTTGCTCTAGAGCAAGAAATTGTACAGTTAGGAGATTTGGTGGTAGTGGTAGCAGGAGATCCTTTTGGAATTAGTAGAACAACTAACACCATGATTGTAGAAACCATCGGAGGCAATAGTTTCTCTTAAATGTTTAGTAGCACTTAAGAAATAGCTGCAATTCTTTAGAGGCCTCTTTTAAAGCTGTTAAAAAAGAAAGCTTTTGCATTTGAGGTGCCATTTCTGGAATAGCAGTTAGATCAATCAAAGCCGCCTTAAGAAAATTTTCATGATTGTGGAATTGATCATGGTATTGATTCATTAAATCCATCAAGGTTTTTGCGTGCTTTCCTATTTCTTTGCGGCTGGGACTAAAGTGTTCATCTTGTTGGATCTTAGAAATTAAAGAATCGACTTTTGCCTTTAATTTTTCAGCCTCTTTGATGAAAAGAGGATGAGCTCCTGAAGAGGGTTGAAAAGCGCTCATACGCATACTCCTTAGTTTATAATTTCATCCTACATTTACTATATAAATAATTCAACGATTTACTATTAATTATATTTTTATTTTAGATTGTATTAAACTAAGTGCTACTAAACTAGCTGTTTCTGTTCTTAGAATATTCGAATGAAGACGTATGGGTTTAGCGTGTAAATGCGAGATTACATAAGATTTTTCCCTATCAGACAATCCTTTTTCTGGTCCGATACAGAAAATAATAGGAGGAATGCACTCATTTTTAGGCATTTCCCATAAATAAGGATTTTGTATAGAAAGATCGCCAACTAACATAGTTGCTTTTATCTGTTGCCACTGGTTAAGAGGAGGTTTTATTTCTATACCGGGTAAATCAAGTCTACCACACTGTTTAAGAGCTGCAATAGAAAGAGCTTGTAGACGGTGTAATTGCTGGTCAGAAACCCCTTTTTTTTCACTCAGCTCCCCAGGAAAAAGCCAAAATTCTGTGGCATTTAGCTCTGTTGCTTTTTCTATGATCCATTCTAAATGGTTCATCTTAGCAATCCCTTGAGCTATAATAATACTTGGCTTAGCATCTTCTTTTACTACGGATAATATCTCTATTTGCATGCGTGTTTTTTCTATTTGTACAACAGATCCGATAGCTAGCTGTCTTTTTCCGTTTACCAATTCCACTTTCTCTTTTAAACGAATGCGGTCCACATTCAGATGATGTAATTCTTTACTAGTAACAGATAAGATATCTGCTTTTTGAAAAGAAGATTCTAAAAAAAATCGATTATGGGGCACGCAAAACCGCCCTTTTTAAAACCTGAGAAAAAGGTTGATCGTCTTGCGTATTTCCTAAGCGATACAATTGCTCTAAAGAAATGATCTGAAAAGCCGATAGCTTTAAAAAATAACGATAGAGTTTGTGGTAAGAAGAAAAGTTATAGATCAGCTTATAGCAGAAGTTGCTCTGCAAAAGATCCTCTTCTTTTTCATAATACTCTATTTGCATATCTTTGATTTGTACAGAGTAGCTTTTAGGAACTTTAAGTGTAATGAATTCATGCGGATACACTTCGCGAAAAGCTATCAAATCAGAAGCTATTTTTTCAAATAAAGATCTTTCTTGGGGCAAAATTACACAAATAGACTCAAAACGAAACTTTCCTTTTATTCTTTTTAAGGTTTGTTGTTTCCAACGATTGTGCAGCCAAAGCCATTGATCCGGTTTTTCCATAATACTTGTCTCTAGTATAGATAAGGCTTGCAGCATCATTCTCTCTATTTCTTGATGAGCAGGAGCTTTTCGATTAGGCCAAATAGGCTCGGAATACCGAATATGGTAGCCTGTTTTTTGACGTTTCATAGTTGCTACAACAAGAGGGGATCCTGTCCGATAAGATAACAATGCAGGTATAGGAGATGTCCAAGCTTTCCTGCCTAAGAAAGAGGAGCACAAACCCCTCTCTGGCATTCCTTGATCACCGACGATTCCCAAAAAAGACCCTGCTCTTAAAGCTTTCAATCCTTCTCTTACCGCTTCTCTGGGATGGATAATCTTACCACCGTATTTTTGTCTGATTTTAAGTGTCCAATTATAGAGAAATTGGTTTTTAATCGGTCTTCCTATAGCAACCCCTCGCATGCGCTGAGATCCTTCTAGAAAAAAAAGTTCCCAGTTTGCTTGGTGTCCACAAAAAAAGATCGGAGATGTTCCTGCTTTGTACAAACCCTCTACCTGTTCTGGATTTTCGCACTGCACAAGGTGATGGATGTTTTTTTCTCTAGAAAGCTTAGGGTATTCTAAATAGGTGATCATCACATTTTGTATAGAGCGCTTAGCTAGAGAAACCAATTCCTTCTTAGAGAGATGTAAACTACTAGCTAAGCTCAAATTGGTCAATGCACGCTTACGGAACTTGGAAGATCCATAGAAAAGACAAGCCCCTAGAAAAGCGCCTATCTTATGAATACTTCGATAAGATAGCCAACGCAAAGGCCAGGTAAAGACTAAAATACTAAAATATACCAAACGATCGGAGAACATTTTTTATGTATAACAGGTTAAGGCATAATATATGAATAGGTAAGTTATTCTCATAGTTTTAATAAATTCAAAAAAAACCCTTAATTAAGGGTGCTTATAGTAGCATCTTTAGGGTTTACCAAAAGCCCTTTCAACCTCGAAGTGCACAAAAAAGAACATATAAATATTTGAAAAAACATCTATTGTGCACTCGAGCATAGCATGTTTGTAGATAATCTCCTAAACACTTCTATTGGAGTTTCGAAGTTGAGAGCCTTTCTAGGTCTGTTATTTAGTATAAGTTTCCACCCTTGCCATATCCTTGGAAGTCGTATCTAAAAAGCTTTGTGTTTTAGGAAAATATTGCCTAACTAGTCCGTTTGTATGCTCAATAGCTTAACACAAAACAAAATATTTTTCTATACGATTGAATCGGAACCACTATATACTGATATCTTTGATAATTTAAAGAACAGTTCAAAAAAATAAAGCGATAGTAATCCTATAAATCTTTATACAAGCCCTCTTTTGTTTTTATTCGTAGTTAATATTTAATTAAAATTAACATTGAAATGTTAATATATAGACTTAATTAATATTAACTATAGGATTTTAATGTCATATTATCTAGATACCATTAATATTGAAAAAACAACAGCCTCAGAAACATACAGTAAAGTACCGGGAAAGGTGATTGAATTACCTGCTGGTTCAAAAAAGAACCGCTTGAAGTTCGAATTACCATCAAATGACACCTCTATTCAAGCAGCAGCAAATGTATACGTAGAAGTTATTGGTAAGGGTTTTTTTGAGTGCAGTAAGTCTTTTATTTTATCCATCATGTCCATGATGGATCTTAAATTCTTTAAAACCACATATAAAGGGAAAACAATCTATATCAATATGAATAGCCTTTCAAATCGATTAGGTATTAAGGTTAATAAAACCTGTTCGAAAAATTTTCATTTAGAAATTGAAAAGCAATTTGAAACAATTCGTGAAGCCGAAAAGAAAATAGATGCGTTTTTTCAAGAATTAACCAAAACAAGATATAAAGAAAACGGTAATGAGTTAAAAACTACTAATGGGGATCCCATATCAAAGACTTGTTTTCGCAAACTGCTTGGATTAACAGCATTCTCCCATTTTCATGCTAAACAAAAACAAGAATCGAGTTATTTACTAAAAGATGGGAGCATACTTTTTTTAAAGAAGCAAGAAAATAAAGAATGGCCACTAATCACATTATTTACAGAAAAGGTGTTGGGTAAAGGTTGCTTTGGAAAAGTATTAACCGTCCAAGAATTATCTATGGGTAGAATATCTGTTGCAAAAATAGCTCATGCATCTAATCAAAATGAAGATGTTAGAAATGAAGATCTCATCTTAAGCAAGATTTTTCATAATAGCAACCCGGCTGGAATTCAACAAAAACCCTATTCCTTATTTAACTTTAGACTAAAAGATATCAATTATTGTGGATACATAGCACCAAAATATGACACTAGTCTTGATAATATAATGCGCCAATTAGAGACAGCGGAAAAAATAGAGGCTGCTAGACAGCTCCTTAGAGGGTTAAAAGAATTGGAAAATCAGAAAATTAGCCACGGAGATATTAAAGAATCAAACTGTCTGTTTAGGAGAAAAAGCGATACTTCTATAGAATGTGTTATTGCGGATTTTGGAGGAGCCAATGACCTATCAAAACAGCCTAAATGGGCATACGGCGCTCCCTATTATCAATTAGAAGAAGACTATAAAGCGTATCAGTCTTTGTACGAACAACAAAACTCTAAGAAAATAAAGAAGGGAAGAGCTAAAATTTATGCAGACGTAACAAAACTCCTACTGCGTAGAGATGTTTATGCCATGGGAGTTACCCTAGCAATGCTGCTAGAGAACTCTAGAATTAAAGCAGAAAACAGCGAAAAGCTGTATTCTCTTGTAAACCGAATGCTAGAAGCCTCCTGGAAAGAGCGCATTAGTGCCTCTGAAGCTTTAGCAGAATTTGAAAGAATCTTTCCTTTTCAAGCTGTAAGTGAAGCTATTTAATAGCTGGAAGATTCAATCTTAACCTTCCCTCTAAAAACGCGATAAATCATAGCGCTATAACAAAATACAAAGGGAAGTCCAATAGCTACAATAATCAATAGCACGGTAAGATTTAAATCTGAACCAGAAGCGTTTAAGAAGTTCAGGCTTAAAAGATCTGGCTGTATTAAAGAGCGTACAAGATTAGGAAATGTGCCTATCCCAAAAACAACAAGCATGAGGATAATTCCTAAGCAGGAAAAAAGAAAAGCTTGAAAGTCTTTTTTTAGAGAAAATAGTCTGGGTACATTTAGAATAGCTAATAGAGCAGCTATAGGAACAAGCGAGAGCCATCTATACTCTTTAATGCGCTCTACCATATGAGGCATAAACATCCAAGTAGAAAGCGTTGTGATAAAATAGGTAATTACAAATAAGAGAATGCAGCGTTTGACCCAAATACGCAATCGCTCATGCAACACCCCTTCTGTTTTCATAGTTAAATAGATGGAGCCGTGCATAATAAACAGTGTTGTGGTAAATAATCCAATCAAAATAGGATAAGGACGGAAAAATAGACTAAAGCTTCCTATGAAGTTGCCTTCCTGATCCAGGGGAACGCCTTGGATTAAATTACCCAATCCAAGACCTAAGATGAATCCAATGATAAAACTAGCAACCGAAAAAGTACTATCCCAAACCCTGCGCCACAATACAGAATTTTGCTTACTACGAAATTCAATAGCCACTGCACGGAAAATAAGCCCGCAAAGAAAAATCATAATGAGATTGTAAAAACCGGACAACAAAGTAGCATATACAGGAGGAAATCCCGCAAGCAAGCTCCCTGCTACAATGACAAGCCATACCTCATTCCCATCCCAAACAGGACCTATAGCATTTAAAAAAATACGTCTATCTCGATCTGTTTTTGTAAATAAATGCAACATTCCAGTTCCTAGGTCAAAGCCGTCTAAGGCAACATAAAAAATGATTGCAATACCTATTACAAGATACCAGATAAAACTAAGGGTAAAATCCATTCTTTAAACCTCTTTTTCAAAAGGGTTACGATACACTAGATCTTGCTGTGTTTGCAAAGCATCTTCTGGACCGTATTGGATTTTATGATTCAGTAGATAGATAAATAGAGCAAATAACAAGGCGTAAATCACTAAAAACATCATAATCGAAAAAAAGACCTGACTTTCGTGAATATTGGTTGAAACACCATCCACTGTTTTAAGAATTCTATATACAATCCAAGGCTGTCTTCCTACTTCTGCTGTCATCCAGCCGCTAAAATTGGCAATCTGAGGAAATAGGACAGAAATCACTAAACCGCGTAAAATCCATTTAGAATGCATGAGCTTTTTACGTCTGTATTGAATACAAGCTAAAATGGTAAGCAAAGCCATTAAAGACCACATAGCAATCATCATATGGTAAGACTGAAAAACCACTTGAATAGGAGGTCTTTCATCTTCTGGTATTTGATCAAACCCAGTAACAGGGGTAGTAAAATCATGAAAAACCAAAAAGCTCAAAAGGCCAGGAATTTTAAGCCCTTTTACCGTCTTTGTAGCATCGTTAGTCCAACCAAATAGCGTGATTGGGGTTTTAGGCTCTGTTACATAGATCCCTTCCATAGCGGCTAATTTTGAAGGCTGATTCTTGGCAACTCCTCTTGCTGTGCTATCTGCTGAAACGAGTTGCAAGATGAGAACAAGGGCTGCTGCGATTAAAGATATGCGTAAAGTAGCCTTTGTAAATAGCGTATAGCGCTTTTTTAAGTAGTAATAACTGCTCACGCTCAAAATGCAAAAGATCCCCGCTAGCCAGCAACCTAAAATGACATGAATTAAGCGATCTACACTCGAAGGATTAAAGACCATTTCCCAAAAATTATGAATGATGGCGCACGCTTGCTTACCTTCACCTGCGATGATATGCCCAGCGGGTGTCTGCATCCAAGAGTTGGCTACAACAATCCAAATAGCGCTAAAATGCGCACCACAAGCTACGCAAATGGTAGCAAAATAATGAAATTTAGGACTGCATCTTTCCCAGCCAAATAACATAACCCCCAAAAAACCCGCTTCTAAAAAGAAAGCAAAGATCCCTTCCGCTCCCAAAGCACTGCCAAAAACATCGCCTACAAAACGGGAATAATTAGCCCAATTTGTCCCAAATCCAAATAATTGTACAAGTCCTGTTGCAACACCAAGGGCAAATGTTAAGGCAAAAATTTTCGTCCAAAATTTTGCAATTTGTTGATAAAGAACATTTTTTGTTTTTAAATAAAAACCTTCAAAAATGACAAGCATTAACCCTATACCAATACTTAAAGGGGGGTAAATATAGTGGAATGCACTTGTTAGTCCGAATTGAATTCGAGACAACATAACAACATCCATAAGTTCTCTTCTCAAGTTTAAAAAATGAATAGTTCTTGATCCTAACAACATCGTGAAAAAAACTCAAAGCCAAGATCAGCTAAGATCGTTTAAATTAAAAAATATTCTTTTTTCTAGCCGTCTTTTCTGTTATATTTTGCCTGGGCTCAAACTCTATTAAACAACTCCTAAGATGTAAAAAATGAGTGCGCTTTTTCATAGTTTTACTTCTCTCTTTGAAATTCTAGTAATTACTTTGGTGATTAACTATTTACTTATGTTTTTCTGGAATACGCGTTCTATGGATGTGGTGTTGGGATTATTAGCTATTTTATTAGCTTTTTTCTTTGCTGCTTGGTTAAATTTTCCGATATTACACAGAATTATAGGATTGTTAAGCAATACAGCATTATTGGGGTTATTAATCATCTTTCAACCGGAAATGCGTGTAGCTTTATCTAAGCTTAGTCCTAAAGGACGACGTTATAAAGAAGTAACAGAATTTGATAAGTTCTTAGACCATTTAGGAACTTCTGTATATCGTCTTGCAGAAAAAAGACTCGGGGCTCTTATTTTACTAGAAAACGAAGATTCCCTAGATGATTTTGCCAGAAAAGCCATACAACTCAATGCAACTTTTTCTTCTGAGCTACTAGAATCCATTTTCGATACAACAACTCCTCTGCACGATGGTGCAGTGATTATTCGCAATACGACTATTCTTGCTGCTTCTGTAATTCTGCCTCTTGCTGAAGATAGCCTACAACTAACCAGGTCCATGGGTACACGGCATAGAGCAGCTTTAGGAGCAAGTCAATTGACAGACGCTGTAATTATCATTATCTCCGAAGAAGCGGGCAGAGTTTCTATTGCTCGTGATGGAGTGATGACACCTGGCGTGAAAATTGACAGATTTAAAGGAATTATCCGCAGCATTTTTACACCTCCTGCTCCTATGAACACAAATTTTAAAACTAAACTTAACTTTAGAAATTGGTTTCAGAAATGAATGCTGTAATTTCCAAAATATTCTCTAATTGGCTTAGAAAACTTGTAGCCTTAGTTTTAGCAATTATTATCTGGTTTATTGTGAACCAAACACTGATTAGTACACGCACTATTAATAATGTCCCTATTCGCATCATTAACCTACCTCCAGAAAAAATATTGGAGGGAATACAGACAAACGGACATCTTATTAAACAGCTCAATCTAACAGTCACTGGCAACAAAACCATTATTGACGAGTTAAGTTCTTATGATTTGGAAGTTGTGTTGGACGCAACGGATAAACCAGACGAATT
This is a stretch of genomic DNA from Candidatus Rhabdochlamydia oedothoracis. It encodes these proteins:
- a CDS encoding protein kinase domain-containing protein, which translates into the protein MSYYLDTINIEKTTASETYSKVPGKVIELPAGSKKNRLKFELPSNDTSIQAAANVYVEVIGKGFFECSKSFILSIMSMMDLKFFKTTYKGKTIYINMNSLSNRLGIKVNKTCSKNFHLEIEKQFETIREAEKKIDAFFQELTKTRYKENGNELKTTNGDPISKTCFRKLLGLTAFSHFHAKQKQESSYLLKDGSILFLKKQENKEWPLITLFTEKVLGKGCFGKVLTVQELSMGRISVAKIAHASNQNEDVRNEDLILSKIFHNSNPAGIQQKPYSLFNFRLKDINYCGYIAPKYDTSLDNIMRQLETAEKIEAARQLLRGLKELENQKISHGDIKESNCLFRRKSDTSIECVIADFGGANDLSKQPKWAYGAPYYQLEEDYKAYQSLYEQQNSKKIKKGRAKIYADVTKLLLRRDVYAMGVTLAMLLENSRIKAENSEKLYSLVNRMLEASWKERISASEALAEFERIFPFQAVSEAI
- the pyk gene encoding pyruvate kinase, translating into MLRKTKIICTIGPSVRSYEKILQLIDAGMNVARLNFSHGSPQEHRETIEMLKKAHKEKAVPLAIMLDTKGPEIRLGAIKNNCLEVFPKQKILITKEKVLGDANGIVIQPSFVLDSLQVDAQVLFDDGYILTKVVAISKKGVLVEIENHGVIRSYRGVNVPGININLPSMTKQDIEDIVFGCRLGVDLIAASFIRSAEHVLEIKQLLMDQERSEILIIAKIENSLGIQNFDAILQVADGIMVARGDLGVELPLNQVPRLQKMMIRKCRQAGKPVVTATQMLESMIANPLPTRAEVSDVANAIYDSTSAVMLSGETAAGKYPIQAVQMMKEIAEETEKDFNYRQLFANDSAIGFKDIAITNSVALASVKTAYSSHAKAIFVFTNSGFSARALSRLRPEIPIIALTPHVKVYHQLALEWGVTPALSSAQKNIQEAFIQISNFALEQEIVQLGDLVVVVAGDPFGISRTTNTMIVETIGGNSFS
- a CDS encoding RsmE family RNA methyltransferase, which encodes MPHNRFFLESSFQKADILSVTSKELHHLNVDRIRLKEKVELVNGKRQLAIGSVVQIEKTRMQIEILSVVKEDAKPSIIIAQGIAKMNHLEWIIEKATELNATEFWLFPGELSEKKGVSDQQLHRLQALSIAALKQCGRLDLPGIEIKPPLNQWQQIKATMLVGDLSIQNPYLWEMPKNECIPPIIFCIGPEKGLSDREKSYVISHLHAKPIRLHSNILRTETASLVALSLIQSKIKI
- a CDS encoding diadenylate cyclase, with product MSALFHSFTSLFEILVITLVINYLLMFFWNTRSMDVVLGLLAILLAFFFAAWLNFPILHRIIGLLSNTALLGLLIIFQPEMRVALSKLSPKGRRYKEVTEFDKFLDHLGTSVYRLAEKRLGALILLENEDSLDDFARKAIQLNATFSSELLESIFDTTTPLHDGAVIIRNTTILAASVILPLAEDSLQLTRSMGTRHRAALGASQLTDAVIIIISEEAGRVSIARDGVMTPGVKIDRFKGIIRSIFTPPAPMNTNFKTKLNFRNWFQK
- the cydB gene encoding cytochrome d ubiquinol oxidase subunit II → MDFTLSFIWYLVIGIAIIFYVALDGFDLGTGMLHLFTKTDRDRRIFLNAIGPVWDGNEVWLVIVAGSLLAGFPPVYATLLSGFYNLIMIFLCGLIFRAVAIEFRSKQNSVLWRRVWDSTFSVASFIIGFILGLGLGNLIQGVPLDQEGNFIGSFSLFFRPYPILIGLFTTTLFIMHGSIYLTMKTEGVLHERLRIWVKRCILLFVITYFITTLSTWMFMPHMVERIKEYRWLSLVPIAALLAILNVPRLFSLKKDFQAFLFSCLGIILMLVVFGIGTFPNLVRSLIQPDLLSLNFLNASGSDLNLTVLLIIVAIGLPFVFCYSAMIYRVFRGKVKIESSSY
- a CDS encoding lysophospholipid acyltransferase family protein yields the protein MVYFSILVFTWPLRWLSYRSIHKIGAFLGACLFYGSSKFRKRALTNLSLASSLHLSKKELVSLAKRSIQNVMITYLEYPKLSREKNIHHLVQCENPEQVEGLYKAGTSPIFFCGHQANWELFFLEGSQRMRGVAIGRPIKNQFLYNWTLKIRQKYGGKIIHPREAVREGLKALRAGSFLGIVGDQGMPERGLCSSFLGRKAWTSPIPALLSYRTGSPLVVATMKRQKTGYHIRYSEPIWPNRKAPAHQEIERMMLQALSILETSIMEKPDQWLWLHNRWKQQTLKRIKGKFRFESICVILPQERSLFEKIASDLIAFREVYPHEFITLKVPKSYSVQIKDMQIEYYEKEEDLLQSNFCYKLIYNFSSYHKLYRYFLKLSAFQIISLEQLYRLGNTQDDQPFSQVLKRAVLRAP
- a CDS encoding cytochrome ubiquinol oxidase subunit I, producing MLSRIQFGLTSAFHYIYPPLSIGIGLMLVIFEGFYLKTKNVLYQQIAKFWTKIFALTFALGVATGLVQLFGFGTNWANYSRFVGDVFGSALGAEGIFAFFLEAGFLGVMLFGWERCSPKFHYFATICVACGAHFSAIWIVVANSWMQTPAGHIIAGEGKQACAIIHNFWEMVFNPSSVDRLIHVILGCWLAGIFCILSVSSYYYLKKRYTLFTKATLRISLIAAALVLILQLVSADSTARGVAKNQPSKLAAMEGIYVTEPKTPITLFGWTNDATKTVKGLKIPGLLSFLVFHDFTTPVTGFDQIPEDERPPIQVVFQSYHMMIAMWSLMALLTILACIQYRRKKLMHSKWILRGLVISVLFPQIANFSGWMTAEVGRQPWIVYRILKTVDGVSTNIHESQVFFSIMMFLVIYALLFALFIYLLNHKIQYGPEDALQTQQDLVYRNPFEKEV